A region of Bacillota bacterium DNA encodes the following proteins:
- a CDS encoding acylphosphatase produces MDGLTSAPSESVETRLWRVYGRVQGVGFRAFVRRRALELGISGYARNMPDGSVEVLARGTASALAALYEDLERGPRYALVRNVTELPPSKAAPILERARLGSRDDFAVY; encoded by the coding sequence ATGGATGGACTGACAAGCGCACCGAGCGAGAGCGTAGAGACACGGCTTTGGCGCGTCTATGGGCGAGTGCAAGGGGTGGGTTTTCGCGCGTTCGTGAGGCGTCGGGCGCTAGAGCTCGGCATCAGCGGCTACGCCCGCAACATGCCCGATGGCTCCGTGGAAGTGCTGGCCCGGGGGACAGCTTCCGCCTTGGCAGCGCTTTACGAGGATCTAGAACGTGGGCCTCGCTACGCTCTCGTGAGAAACGTGACGGAACTGCCCCCGAGCAAAGCGGCTCCAATACTCGAGCGGGCGCGACTTGGCTCTCGGGATGATTTTGCCGTTTACTAA